From one Luteolibacter sp. SL250 genomic stretch:
- a CDS encoding VOC family protein has protein sequence MNRLIFINLPVKDLQRSMDFFKALGFDLNPQFTDETAACVVISDVIHVMLLTHDKFNGFAPNPISDARSVTEVLNALSCSSREEVDDLVRKAVSAGGNTYNEPQDHGFMYGHGFQDPDGHVWEVYHMDMSAIPQS, from the coding sequence ATGAACCGCCTCATCTTCATCAATCTGCCGGTCAAAGATCTCCAGCGATCCATGGATTTCTTCAAGGCCCTCGGCTTCGACCTCAACCCCCAGTTCACCGACGAAACCGCCGCCTGTGTCGTCATCAGCGATGTCATCCATGTGATGTTGCTGACGCACGACAAGTTCAACGGCTTTGCCCCGAACCCCATCAGCGACGCCCGCTCCGTCACGGAGGTTCTCAACGCGCTTTCCTGCTCCAGCCGGGAGGAGGTGGACGACCTCGTCCGCAAGGCGGTCTCCGCCGGAGGCAACACCTACAACGAGCCGCAGGACCACGGCTTCATGTATGGCCACGGCTTCCAGGATCCGGACGGCCACGTCTGGGAGGTGTACCACATGGACATGTCCGCCATCCCGCAATCCTGA
- a CDS encoding ATP-binding protein produces MLRLPMVLCCCVWLCAPGWLHAGELTHAEQVRRLTRKESASMKPVRITGVVTYVRGQGAGLVVEDDTGGVMLEWPRIREDESADPSFQVGMKVEVTGRTITSPPTPRIHVQGFRVLGTAPLPAPVEMDLAALRVSELDGSSVQCEDVIRVARIEEDVTPSRLVLELGPASARLMVWISRWDEETRRLLVPGTTVRVRGVLMRWKTVNWLPLVPFVVVNQPDWVTIVEPAPEFGAVPRQPLPEVLPAAADDDFSETIRVGGVVNYADGDTVVIREKEDVLWIRPREAPALVPGDRVEAVGFPGLNGPRGELEDAVVRKTGRAILPPAERMEPEYFLQKEFLWKDGMRVRMKGTVTRGSTEPEGAPLQLLFGSRQIPLYFAERPEDRSLPVAGSIMEATGALEAGLNAHLLRVGRGEADYRLHLQGMEDLKLIQAGPWWTPLRIFAVVGGAAVVAAGAGGWALFLKRRVAEKSRALVHEIAARREQEIVFQERRRLAADLHDTLEQTLTGASLQLEAVGTAEAPRPLALARRLLDRSRDELRRAVWDLTPEVIEERGLAEALEVIAGEQSELGVAVDVTASGDASQVPDRISAHLCRVAQEAISNAVRHGHAERVEVFLMVAEGEVEMVIADDGLGFDIRQAPGISTGHFGINGMKERLRRLGGLLEIRSQPGEGTSIRACCPIASLETVEGNV; encoded by the coding sequence ATGCTCCGTCTGCCCATGGTCTTGTGCTGCTGCGTGTGGCTGTGCGCCCCGGGCTGGCTCCATGCGGGGGAACTCACCCATGCGGAGCAGGTGCGCCGCCTGACGCGGAAGGAAAGTGCTTCGATGAAGCCGGTGAGGATCACCGGAGTGGTCACCTATGTCCGCGGACAGGGTGCGGGACTGGTGGTGGAGGACGATACGGGAGGAGTGATGCTGGAGTGGCCGCGCATCAGGGAGGACGAGTCCGCGGATCCTTCCTTCCAGGTGGGGATGAAGGTGGAGGTCACGGGTCGTACCATCACCTCTCCGCCGACGCCGCGGATCCATGTCCAGGGTTTCAGGGTGCTGGGGACGGCACCGCTGCCGGCTCCGGTGGAGATGGATCTTGCGGCCCTGCGTGTTTCGGAACTGGATGGCTCTTCCGTGCAGTGTGAGGACGTGATCCGTGTGGCGAGGATCGAGGAGGATGTCACTCCATCTCGGTTGGTCCTGGAACTCGGACCAGCTTCCGCGAGGCTGATGGTGTGGATATCCCGGTGGGATGAGGAAACGCGGCGGTTACTGGTGCCCGGTACGACCGTTCGTGTGCGCGGAGTGCTGATGCGTTGGAAGACGGTCAACTGGCTGCCGCTCGTCCCCTTCGTCGTTGTGAACCAACCCGACTGGGTGACCATAGTGGAACCGGCTCCTGAGTTCGGTGCGGTGCCCCGGCAGCCGTTGCCGGAGGTGCTGCCCGCCGCCGCGGACGATGATTTTTCCGAGACGATCCGCGTCGGTGGGGTGGTGAACTATGCGGACGGGGATACGGTGGTCATCCGTGAGAAGGAGGATGTGCTGTGGATCCGCCCGCGTGAGGCTCCGGCGCTGGTACCTGGTGACCGTGTGGAGGCGGTGGGCTTTCCCGGGCTCAACGGACCACGGGGGGAGCTGGAGGATGCAGTGGTCAGGAAAACCGGTCGTGCCATCCTGCCACCCGCCGAACGGATGGAGCCGGAGTATTTCCTGCAAAAGGAGTTCCTGTGGAAGGATGGCATGCGCGTGCGGATGAAGGGGACGGTCACGCGAGGATCCACGGAGCCGGAAGGTGCGCCGCTCCAGTTGCTGTTCGGTTCCCGGCAGATCCCGCTCTACTTCGCGGAGAGACCGGAGGATCGCTCGCTGCCTGTGGCGGGTAGCATCATGGAAGCGACGGGGGCGCTGGAGGCCGGCCTGAACGCGCACCTCCTGAGGGTGGGCCGTGGCGAGGCGGACTACCGGCTCCACCTGCAGGGCATGGAGGATCTGAAACTGATCCAGGCTGGTCCTTGGTGGACTCCGCTGCGGATCTTCGCCGTGGTGGGTGGTGCGGCGGTGGTGGCCGCGGGTGCGGGAGGATGGGCCTTGTTCCTGAAGCGGCGGGTCGCGGAAAAGTCCAGGGCGCTGGTCCATGAGATCGCGGCGCGCAGGGAGCAGGAGATCGTCTTCCAGGAACGTCGGAGATTGGCCGCGGATCTCCATGATACGCTTGAACAGACGCTCACCGGTGCGTCGCTCCAGCTCGAAGCGGTGGGGACGGCGGAGGCTCCGAGGCCCTTGGCGCTCGCCCGGAGATTGCTGGATCGCAGCAGGGATGAACTGCGCAGGGCGGTGTGGGATCTCACCCCGGAAGTGATCGAAGAACGTGGCCTCGCGGAGGCGCTGGAGGTCATCGCCGGGGAGCAGTCGGAGCTGGGGGTCGCGGTGGACGTCACGGCTTCAGGAGATGCCTCGCAAGTGCCGGACCGGATCTCCGCCCATCTTTGCCGCGTGGCGCAGGAGGCGATCTCCAACGCGGTCCGGCATGGCCATGCGGAAAGGGTGGAGGTGTTCCTCATGGTGGCGGAAGGAGAAGTGGAAATGGTGATCGCCGATGACGGGTTGGGATTCGATATCCGGCAGGCCCCAGGCATTTCCACCGGTCACTTCGGCATCAACGGGATGAAGGAACGGCTGCGCCGCCTCGGCGGATTGCTGGAGATCCGGAGCCAGCCGGGGGAGGGAACAAGCATCCGTGCCTGCTGTCCCATCGCATCCTTGGAAACGGTGGAGGGCAACGTATGA
- a CDS encoding DUF1428 domain-containing protein — protein sequence METYVDGFVLPLPKDGIEKYKEMATTAATVWLDHGALEYRECLLDDATCHDMVSFPALAGAKDGETVVFAYVVYKSREDRDAVNAKVMADPRLNCEGCPFDYKRMAYGGFKTIVSA from the coding sequence ATGGAAACCTACGTTGACGGATTCGTCCTGCCGCTGCCAAAGGACGGGATTGAGAAATACAAGGAGATGGCCACCACCGCAGCCACCGTCTGGCTCGACCATGGGGCATTGGAATACCGCGAGTGCCTGCTGGATGACGCCACCTGCCATGACATGGTCAGCTTTCCCGCACTGGCCGGTGCCAAGGATGGGGAGACGGTCGTCTTCGCTTACGTCGTCTATAAATCCCGGGAGGACCGCGACGCGGTGAACGCGAAGGTGATGGCGGATCCCCGCCTCAACTGCGAGGGCTGCCCGTTCGACTACAAACGCATGGCCTATGGTGGTTTCAAAACCATCGTCTCCGCCTGA
- a CDS encoding phosphoglycerate dehydrogenase, with amino-acid sequence MRVLLSTCSFQDTPGPHHPLLEAQGWEIVRERGPLSLEKMLEIAGGFDAFLCGDDAITREVLEKSLPRLKVISKYGIGLDKIDIAATKDLKIPVLFTPGVNHDTVAEHTFLLLLAMAKNFPYAIDGTRAGRWDRKTGNELFQKKIGLIGLGRIGQEVARRAHAFGMEVHAYGNYWPEDIAEQFQIKRHDSLDSLFSSVDIISPHTKLNAETHHCINAERLAMMPDGSWVINTGRGELIDQDAIIAALDSGKLAGYAADVLDEEPPSPDHPLLHHPKVIITPHVGSRTFESVPRQAMKSLTNLINALKGEGETNCANGVI; translated from the coding sequence ATGCGCGTCCTGCTTTCCACCTGTTCCTTCCAAGACACCCCCGGCCCCCACCATCCGCTGCTCGAAGCCCAGGGCTGGGAAATCGTCCGCGAGCGCGGGCCGCTTTCGCTTGAGAAAATGCTGGAGATCGCCGGTGGATTCGACGCGTTCCTCTGCGGTGATGACGCCATCACCCGCGAGGTGCTGGAGAAATCCCTGCCCCGTCTGAAGGTCATCTCGAAATACGGCATCGGTCTGGACAAGATCGACATCGCCGCGACCAAGGATCTGAAGATCCCTGTCCTTTTCACCCCCGGCGTGAACCATGACACGGTGGCGGAGCACACGTTCCTGCTGCTGCTGGCAATGGCAAAGAACTTCCCCTACGCCATCGACGGCACCCGTGCCGGACGCTGGGACCGCAAGACGGGCAACGAGCTGTTCCAGAAGAAGATCGGCCTCATCGGGCTGGGCCGCATCGGCCAGGAAGTCGCCCGCCGGGCGCACGCGTTCGGCATGGAAGTCCACGCCTACGGCAACTACTGGCCGGAGGACATCGCGGAGCAATTCCAGATCAAACGCCACGATTCGCTCGATTCCCTCTTCTCTTCCGTGGACATCATCAGCCCGCACACGAAGCTGAATGCGGAAACCCACCACTGCATCAATGCGGAGCGGCTGGCCATGATGCCGGACGGCTCATGGGTCATCAACACCGGTCGTGGCGAACTCATCGACCAGGACGCGATCATCGCCGCGCTGGATTCCGGGAAGCTCGCAGGCTACGCAGCCGACGTCCTCGACGAGGAACCGCCATCTCCGGACCATCCCCTGCTCCACCACCCGAAGGTCATCATCACCCCGCACGTCGGCTCCCGCACCTTTGAAAGCGTGCCGCGCCAGGCGATGAAATCCCTCACCAACCTCATCAACGCGCTCAAGGGCGAGGGTGAGACCAACTGCGCCAACGGCGTGATCTGA
- a CDS encoding sigma-70 family RNA polymerase sigma factor, which produces MKGEASAVPSAGEIPRITEKLFRHEAGKLVSMLTGIFGITRLQLAEDVVQDAMIRALQTWPYTGVPDNPAAWLMQTAKNRALDVIRREKFFHDKQPEIITSLEQWVPEEADPKFDDEIKDDRLRLIFACCHPLLPQDAQTALALKTLCGFSPGEIASAFLSTEAAVAKRLTRARQKIAELAIPFEIPAGQDLTERLDGVMRVIYFLFNEGYSASTGDSVVREDLCFEAIRLASLLVAHPVAARPKLHALLALMFMNGARLSAREDRQGNILRLKDQDRTLWDKSMIGHGLLHLASAARGGELSEFHLQAGIAACHCVAESDEATDWKRILGYYDQWTAISDSPVVRLNRAVALARVNGPEAGMGALETLLEKGDLDSYYLLHAVMGDLEERLNRPKAAEIHFEKALQLTGVKSEQVFLAKRLMNCRG; this is translated from the coding sequence GTGAAAGGGGAGGCATCCGCAGTTCCATCCGCCGGGGAGATCCCGCGGATCACGGAGAAGCTTTTCCGCCATGAGGCGGGGAAGCTGGTCTCCATGCTCACCGGCATCTTCGGCATCACCCGTCTCCAGCTCGCGGAGGATGTGGTGCAGGACGCGATGATCCGTGCGCTCCAGACGTGGCCGTATACCGGCGTGCCGGACAATCCCGCCGCATGGCTGATGCAGACGGCGAAGAACCGTGCGCTGGATGTCATCCGCCGGGAGAAGTTCTTCCATGACAAGCAGCCGGAGATCATCACCTCGCTCGAGCAATGGGTGCCGGAAGAGGCGGACCCGAAGTTCGACGACGAGATCAAGGACGACCGGCTGCGGCTCATCTTCGCCTGCTGCCATCCGTTGCTGCCGCAAGACGCGCAGACCGCGCTCGCATTGAAAACGCTCTGCGGATTCAGCCCCGGGGAGATCGCCAGCGCGTTCCTTTCCACCGAGGCCGCGGTGGCGAAGCGGCTGACCCGTGCGCGGCAGAAGATCGCGGAACTCGCCATCCCATTCGAGATCCCCGCCGGGCAGGACCTGACGGAGCGGCTGGATGGGGTGATGCGTGTGATCTATTTCCTTTTCAACGAGGGCTACAGCGCCTCCACCGGCGACAGTGTGGTGCGGGAGGATCTGTGTTTCGAGGCCATCCGCCTGGCCAGCCTGCTGGTCGCGCACCCGGTCGCGGCCCGGCCGAAGCTCCACGCCCTGCTGGCCCTCATGTTCATGAACGGCGCGCGCCTTTCCGCCCGTGAGGACCGGCAGGGGAACATCCTCCGGCTGAAGGATCAGGACCGCACGCTGTGGGACAAGAGCATGATCGGCCACGGACTCCTGCACCTCGCCAGCGCGGCGCGGGGAGGGGAGCTTTCGGAGTTCCACCTCCAGGCCGGGATCGCCGCCTGCCATTGCGTCGCGGAAAGTGATGAAGCGACGGATTGGAAAAGGATCCTAGGTTATTACGACCAATGGACCGCCATCTCCGACTCGCCGGTCGTGCGGTTGAACCGTGCGGTGGCGCTCGCGCGGGTGAACGGACCGGAAGCGGGGATGGGGGCCCTGGAGACCTTGCTGGAGAAAGGCGACCTGGATTCCTACTACCTGCTGCACGCGGTGATGGGGGATCTGGAAGAACGGCTGAATCGGCCGAAAGCCGCGGAGATCCACTTTGAAAAGGCCCTCCAGCTCACCGGGGTCAAATCCGAGCAGGTTTTTCTCGCGAAGCGGCTGATGAATTGCCGGGGGTGA
- a CDS encoding YciI family protein produces the protein MSKSQYLLLFRDTNWHRELSLNEIQEIMSRTNAWFESLAQQGIMKAGQPLDGVGAEVSYQSGVVVDGPFTETKESVGGYILIEAASLEEAVAVARQNPMVPCGLKVEVRPVSEDCPASRLSKQKLFTVGA, from the coding sequence ATGAGCAAGTCCCAATACCTGCTGTTGTTCCGCGACACGAACTGGCATCGTGAGCTCTCGCTCAACGAGATCCAGGAGATCATGAGCCGCACGAACGCGTGGTTCGAAAGCCTGGCCCAACAGGGCATCATGAAAGCCGGCCAGCCTCTGGACGGGGTGGGGGCGGAGGTTTCCTACCAGTCCGGCGTGGTGGTGGATGGTCCGTTCACGGAAACGAAGGAATCCGTGGGCGGCTACATCCTCATCGAGGCGGCCAGCCTGGAGGAGGCGGTGGCTGTCGCCCGCCAGAATCCCATGGTTCCCTGTGGCCTGAAAGTGGAGGTGCGCCCCGTCTCCGAAGACTGCCCTGCCAGCCGGCTGTCGAAGCAGAAACTCTTCACCGTCGGCGCGTGA
- a CDS encoding SRPBCC family protein, which translates to MTKKILAAVALLIAVFVIYVASLPDEFRVSRSTTINAPPSTVFPLVSDLRAFQTWSPWAKMDPQSKVTYEGPASGVGSSFSWQGGKIGEGTMATSEIRQDEFIRFMLIFRKPFSATNTAEFTFKPEGDGTVVTWSMEGRNNFLAKIFSVFMDCEKMIGGPFEQGLADLKTLSEAKP; encoded by the coding sequence ATGACCAAGAAAATCCTCGCCGCAGTTGCCCTCCTCATCGCTGTCTTCGTGATCTACGTGGCCAGCCTCCCGGACGAGTTCCGGGTCTCCCGCAGCACCACGATCAACGCCCCGCCATCCACCGTTTTCCCGCTCGTCAGTGATCTGCGGGCATTCCAGACATGGTCTCCCTGGGCGAAGATGGATCCTCAATCCAAGGTCACCTACGAAGGCCCGGCGTCCGGGGTGGGTTCCTCCTTTTCCTGGCAGGGCGGCAAGATCGGAGAGGGGACGATGGCGACTTCCGAGATCAGGCAGGATGAATTCATCCGGTTCATGCTGATTTTCCGCAAACCGTTCAGTGCCACGAACACCGCAGAGTTCACTTTCAAGCCGGAAGGGGACGGTACGGTGGTGACCTGGTCGATGGAAGGCAGGAACAACTTCCTGGCGAAGATCTTCAGTGTTTTCATGGACTGCGAGAAGATGATTGGGGGACCGTTCGAGCAGGGGCTGGCGGATCTCAAAACCCTTTCCGAAGCGAAACCATGA
- a CDS encoding response regulator transcription factor, protein MSKSAGNLRLVLADDHAVVVMGLEAVLSLEPDMEVVATADDGRTAVETYRRERPDLILLDLRMPDMDGVEAARQIRREFPDARILFLTSYETEDEIQQAMASGATGYALKRSKAVELVQAIRTVAGGGTWIPERLVRRAKEAADSPVLSGRQREVLSLVSKGLSNKEIAEVLGFSESGTKQHLRQIFVKLGVTGRAEAISEAMQRGILKVDE, encoded by the coding sequence ATGAGCAAATCCGCCGGAAACCTCCGTCTCGTCCTAGCGGACGATCATGCCGTGGTCGTCATGGGATTGGAAGCCGTACTTTCGCTGGAGCCGGATATGGAGGTCGTGGCGACGGCAGATGACGGACGGACCGCGGTGGAAACCTACCGCCGGGAGCGGCCGGACCTCATCCTCCTGGACCTGCGGATGCCGGACATGGACGGCGTGGAGGCCGCGCGGCAGATCCGCCGCGAGTTTCCGGATGCGAGGATCCTCTTCCTCACCTCCTATGAGACGGAGGACGAGATCCAGCAGGCCATGGCATCCGGGGCGACAGGCTATGCCCTGAAACGGAGCAAGGCCGTGGAATTGGTGCAGGCCATCCGGACGGTGGCAGGCGGCGGCACATGGATACCGGAACGGCTGGTTCGCCGGGCAAAGGAGGCCGCCGACTCGCCGGTCCTGTCCGGGCGCCAGCGGGAAGTCCTCTCGTTGGTCTCAAAAGGTCTCAGCAACAAGGAAATCGCCGAAGTGCTGGGCTTCTCGGAAAGCGGCACGAAGCAGCATCTGCGGCAGATCTTTGTGAAACTGGGTGTCACCGGACGGGCGGAAGCCATCTCCGAAGCGATGCAACGGGGTATCCTGAAGGTGGATGAGTAG
- a CDS encoding SRPBCC domain-containing protein, with translation MSAEGIHSSRSFAVSRERLYAAFADPEQVAIWWGPAGFTNTIQEFDLRPGGHWRFTMHGPDGQTYEQDKTFTELIPNEKVALRHHGPVHGFLMEISFHDEGAGSRFDWLMRFDDPAEEANLRSFITKANEENFDRLQSHLNSHSA, from the coding sequence ATGAGTGCGGAAGGGATCCACAGCAGCCGCTCCTTCGCCGTTTCCCGGGAGCGCCTCTATGCTGCCTTCGCCGATCCTGAACAGGTGGCCATCTGGTGGGGACCGGCAGGGTTCACCAATACCATCCAAGAGTTCGATCTCCGGCCCGGCGGTCACTGGCGTTTCACGATGCACGGCCCGGATGGCCAGACCTATGAGCAGGACAAGACGTTCACGGAACTGATCCCAAATGAGAAAGTCGCTTTGCGCCACCACGGACCGGTGCATGGTTTCCTGATGGAGATTTCCTTCCACGACGAAGGGGCGGGCAGCCGGTTCGACTGGCTCATGCGCTTCGATGATCCCGCTGAGGAGGCGAATCTCCGTTCCTTCATCACGAAAGCCAACGAAGAGAACTTCGACCGCCTCCAATCCCACCTCAACTCCCACTCCGCATGA
- a CDS encoding phage regulatory CII family protein — translation MESHEVLKRALKKTSPKAVAAELGISLSLVYKWAEKPSEDGSGSRNPLDRLQKVIDLSGDPSIVEWLCRQNGGHFVMDPEVEELDIQHVMPATQELIAQFSGLLSQISTAAVDHSITKDEAKEIREIWDKLKSYAEGFVRCCEKGDFERMVNSKPAN, via the coding sequence ATGGAAAGCCATGAGGTGTTGAAGCGGGCGTTGAAAAAAACCAGTCCCAAGGCGGTTGCCGCGGAGCTGGGGATTTCGCTGTCCCTTGTCTACAAGTGGGCGGAGAAGCCTTCGGAGGACGGCTCTGGCAGCAGAAATCCGCTGGATCGCCTGCAGAAGGTGATCGACCTCAGCGGGGACCCCAGCATCGTGGAATGGCTCTGCCGCCAGAACGGCGGGCATTTCGTCATGGACCCGGAGGTGGAGGAGCTGGACATCCAGCATGTCATGCCGGCCACCCAGGAACTGATCGCCCAGTTTTCCGGACTGTTGAGCCAGATCTCCACCGCCGCGGTGGATCACTCGATCACCAAGGACGAGGCCAAGGAAATCCGCGAGATATGGGACAAGCTCAAGAGCTACGCGGAGGGATTCGTCCGCTGCTGTGAGAAGGGCGACTTCGAGCGGATGGTGAACAGCAAGCCCGCGAACTGA
- a CDS encoding FAD-dependent oxidoreductase has protein sequence MLRSRFLSALSFLLCPAVHAADAHRADIIVYGESPSALGAALELADSRHDVLLVSPVAHVGGMMVEGLGHQDIDKRSGSGEPIGGLTAEFYKRIGDAYGAKKPRYHFEAKVAQRVIDGWLDEMKVRQIRGKRLAETPEAVAKKDGRITSLRLEDGTVIDGKVFIDGTVEGDLMAAAGVTYAWGREGNAAYGENVGGVLNPTHKDQYKVAVDPYVVPGDPSSGVIKGVSNEPVGTHGAADRSAMGFCLRLPLTKNPANKIPITAPPGYDPKDYEIYRRFLAAGGKNDWLDGPGRQNANPMQKLFDLGSWHDLSGNFYGRNHDYPTASHARRQEIYREHKEYTQGLIHFLSTDPSVPQEIRDEWSKWGLPADEFTDNGGWPRQLYIRCARRMVSDYVITEADVRRDPIGSVTPRPAVDDPIGICWWAVDLHNARTIIRDGKIYNEGAYFDLTNYRPFGVPYRSIVPKRAECSNLLVPSALSSSYAGYGAVRLEWTFMVLGQSAGAAAGLALDRDVSVQDVPYQDLKTRLIARAQKLAPQPVVAPEPVPAKD, from the coding sequence ATGTTGAGATCCAGATTCCTCTCCGCCCTTTCGTTCCTTCTCTGCCCCGCTGTCCATGCGGCGGACGCCCACCGGGCTGACATCATCGTCTATGGCGAATCGCCTTCCGCTCTCGGCGCCGCGCTCGAACTCGCGGACTCCCGGCATGACGTGCTGCTCGTCTCTCCGGTCGCACACGTGGGAGGTATGATGGTCGAGGGACTCGGCCATCAGGACATCGACAAGCGCAGCGGCAGTGGAGAACCCATCGGCGGGCTGACCGCGGAGTTCTACAAACGCATCGGGGACGCGTATGGTGCGAAAAAACCACGCTACCATTTCGAGGCGAAGGTCGCACAGCGCGTGATCGACGGCTGGCTGGATGAAATGAAGGTCCGCCAGATCCGCGGCAAACGCCTCGCTGAAACCCCGGAAGCCGTGGCGAAGAAGGACGGCCGTATCACCTCCCTCAGGCTGGAGGATGGCACCGTCATCGACGGCAAGGTTTTCATCGACGGCACCGTGGAGGGCGACCTGATGGCGGCCGCGGGCGTCACCTACGCCTGGGGACGGGAGGGAAATGCCGCCTATGGGGAAAACGTCGGGGGAGTCCTCAACCCGACCCACAAGGACCAGTACAAGGTCGCTGTCGATCCCTACGTCGTCCCAGGGGATCCTTCCTCCGGCGTCATCAAGGGTGTCAGCAACGAACCGGTCGGCACCCATGGCGCGGCCGACCGTTCCGCGATGGGATTCTGCCTGCGCCTGCCCCTCACGAAAAACCCCGCCAACAAGATCCCCATCACCGCGCCTCCCGGCTACGACCCCAAGGACTACGAGATCTACCGCAGGTTCCTCGCGGCAGGCGGAAAGAACGATTGGCTCGATGGCCCCGGCCGCCAGAATGCCAACCCGATGCAAAAGCTGTTCGACCTGGGAAGCTGGCATGACCTTTCAGGCAACTTCTACGGCCGCAACCATGACTACCCGACCGCCAGCCACGCCCGGCGGCAGGAAATCTACCGCGAACACAAGGAGTACACCCAGGGACTGATCCACTTCCTCTCCACCGATCCGTCCGTGCCGCAGGAGATCCGCGACGAGTGGAGCAAGTGGGGCCTGCCCGCCGACGAGTTCACCGACAACGGCGGTTGGCCCCGCCAGCTCTACATCCGCTGTGCGCGGCGCATGGTTTCCGACTATGTCATCACGGAGGCGGATGTCCGCCGGGATCCCATTGGCTCCGTCACCCCCCGCCCCGCCGTGGATGACCCCATCGGCATCTGCTGGTGGGCGGTCGATCTCCACAATGCCCGCACCATCATCCGTGACGGAAAAATCTACAACGAGGGTGCCTACTTCGACCTGACCAACTACCGGCCCTTCGGGGTCCCCTACCGGTCCATCGTTCCGAAGCGGGCGGAATGCTCCAACCTGCTGGTTCCCTCCGCCCTATCTTCCAGCTATGCCGGATACGGAGCCGTGCGGCTGGAGTGGACCTTCATGGTACTCGGCCAGTCGGCCGGCGCGGCGGCGGGGCTGGCACTCGACCGGGATGTCTCCGTCCAGGATGTTCCATACCAGGATCTGAAAACCCGGCTCATCGCGCGGGCACAGAAGCTGGCGCCACAACCGGTGGTCGCCCCGGAGCCTGTCCCGGCGAAAGATTGA
- the dusB gene encoding tRNA dihydrouridine synthase DusB, with product MLPWFQNKFPLYLAPMAGVTDLIFRRICKELGADVMVTEFVSAEGIMQADSRTRKYTEFTDEQRPVGVQLFGADGERMGEAAKKVVDWKRPDFIDINFGCPVNKVVARNGGSSLLKDCPVLASVAAGVAKAVGDQVPVTAKMRIGWDEKTINAVEVARILEDNGMQAIAVHGRTRAQGYGGEANWEVIDAVARAVSIPVIGNGDISCGEDLVKRKSTTAVSGVMIGRAAMQNPWVFREAKHFLETGETLPSVPLEERWLLVLRHCRLAVESARYGDEKQTLTAMRSRLMSYCKGFPGARDLRQRLCQVASVAEVEDLAAFSIGQAELAEVEPVF from the coding sequence GTGCTCCCTTGGTTCCAGAACAAATTCCCGCTCTACCTCGCGCCGATGGCGGGGGTGACGGACCTCATTTTCCGCCGCATCTGCAAGGAGCTGGGGGCGGATGTGATGGTGACGGAGTTCGTCTCCGCGGAGGGGATCATGCAGGCGGACAGCCGCACGCGGAAATACACGGAGTTCACGGATGAGCAGCGTCCCGTGGGGGTGCAGCTTTTCGGAGCGGACGGGGAGCGGATGGGGGAGGCGGCGAAGAAAGTCGTGGACTGGAAGCGCCCGGATTTCATCGACATCAACTTCGGCTGCCCGGTCAACAAGGTGGTGGCACGTAACGGCGGATCATCCCTGCTCAAGGACTGCCCGGTGCTGGCATCCGTCGCCGCCGGCGTGGCAAAGGCGGTGGGCGACCAGGTGCCGGTCACGGCGAAGATGCGGATCGGGTGGGATGAAAAGACCATCAACGCCGTGGAGGTGGCCAGGATTCTGGAAGACAACGGGATGCAGGCCATCGCCGTCCACGGCCGCACGCGGGCGCAGGGCTACGGCGGGGAGGCGAACTGGGAGGTCATCGACGCGGTGGCCCGTGCGGTGTCCATCCCGGTCATCGGCAACGGTGACATCTCCTGTGGTGAGGATCTGGTGAAGCGGAAGAGTACCACCGCCGTGTCCGGAGTGATGATCGGGCGGGCGGCCATGCAGAACCCGTGGGTGTTCCGGGAGGCGAAACACTTTCTGGAAACAGGGGAAACCCTGCCGTCCGTGCCGCTGGAGGAGCGTTGGCTGCTGGTGCTGCGGCACTGCCGGCTGGCGGTGGAGTCGGCCCGTTATGGGGATGAAAAGCAGACCCTGACCGCGATGCGCTCCCGCCTGATGAGCTATTGCAAGGGATTTCCCGGCGCCCGCGACCTCCGCCAGAGGCTTTGCCAGGTCGCTTCGGTCGCTGAGGTGGAGGATCTCGCCGCGTTTTCCATCGGCCAGGCTGAGCTTGCCGAAGTGGAGCCGGTTTTCTGA
- a CDS encoding DUF2288 family protein, which yields MPAPDDDKLRYQMLGDDGLTEEERLRKYTGPVSYDYLLGPLRNGVLVVVHEALDLADVGMAFIRDDRRRVQAWLDEELLVKADEETFEKREGAEAYTAVVVSPFVLVR from the coding sequence ATGCCAGCTCCGGACGACGACAAGCTGCGCTACCAGATGCTCGGGGACGATGGTCTGACCGAGGAGGAACGGCTCCGGAAATACACCGGTCCCGTTTCCTATGACTATCTGTTAGGACCGTTGCGCAACGGTGTGCTGGTCGTCGTCCATGAGGCGCTCGATCTCGCGGATGTCGGCATGGCTTTCATCCGCGATGACCGCAGGCGGGTGCAGGCTTGGCTGGATGAGGAATTGCTGGTGAAGGCGGACGAAGAGACCTTCGAGAAACGCGAAGGCGCGGAAGCTTATACGGCGGTCGTCGTTTCGCCGTTCGTGCTGGTCCGTTGA